The Flavobacteriales bacterium genome segment ATTTTTTCGGTCAAACTCTTTGAAACTACTAGATACTGGGCGTTTCAAGAAAACCAAATGTAGAAAATATGTTGTGCCTTATCTATTTACGAATAAAACAGTTTTGAACAGAGTTATTAACTGTTTTTAGATTATACATTGAATTTAAAGTTCATTACATCGCCATCTTCAACGATATACTCTTTCCCTTCCATAGAAAGCTTTCCTGCCTCTTTACATGCGTTCTCAGAACCCAAATTGATATAGTCTCTTAGTTTAATAACCTCTGCTTTAATAAAGCCTCTTTCAAAATCCCCATGTATAACACCTGCTGCTTGAGGTGCCGTGTACCCAACTTTAATTGTCCAAGCCCTAACCTCTTTCACACCAGCTGTAAAGTAAGTTGACAAACTTAATAAGCGATATGCAGAACGAATTAGCACAGAAACTCCTGGCTCTTTCAATCCTAAATCATCCAAGAACATTTGCTTTTCCTCGTGATCATCAAAGGAGGCAATATCAGCTTCCATTGCTGCAGTAATAATTATCACTTCAGCATTTTCATTTTTCACATTCTCTTTAACCGCATCAACAAATGCATTTCCTTTTGTTGCTGAAGCTTCATCCACATTACATACATAAAGAATCGGTTTAGTAGTAAGCAACTGCAACCCTTTCACAAATACTTGAGACTTCTCATCCACTTCAACTTCACGAGCTGCTTTTCCTTCTTCAAGTTTTTGCTTAATCGCTTTTAAGATTTCAAGCTCTCTTACAGCATCTTTATTTCCAGTTTTAGCAATTTTAATAGTTTTCTCAATTCGCTTGTCTATCATCTCCAAGTCTTTGATTTGAAGTTCATAGTCTATAGTTTCCTTATCCCTTATTGGATCAATATTACCATCCACGTGAACTACGTTCTCATCTTCAAAACATCGGATCACATGAATAATAGCGTCCGTTTCTCTAATATTGGTGAGAAATTTATTTCCTAACCCCTCTCCTTTACTGGCCCCCTTAACTAGTCCTGCGATATCTACAATTTCGATAACAGCCGGCACAACACGCTCTGGATTAACTAGCTTTTCTAACTCCGTTAATCTACTATCCGGAACAGTAATAACACCAACATTCGGTTCTATTGTACAGAATGGGAAATTAGCAGCTTGCGCTTTTGCATTAGACAAGCAATTAAACAGAGTTGATTTCCCAACATTCGGAAGTCCGACGATACCACATTTTAATCCCA includes the following:
- the ychF gene encoding redox-regulated ATPase YchF — its product is MGLKCGIVGLPNVGKSTLFNCLSNAKAQAANFPFCTIEPNVGVITVPDSRLTELEKLVNPERVVPAVIEIVDIAGLVKGASKGEGLGNKFLTNIRETDAIIHVIRCFEDENVVHVDGNIDPIRDKETIDYELQIKDLEMIDKRIEKTIKIAKTGNKDAVRELEILKAIKQKLEEGKAAREVEVDEKSQVFVKGLQLLTTKPILYVCNVDEASATKGNAFVDAVKENVKNENAEVIIITAAMEADIASFDDHEEKQMFLDDLGLKEPGVSVLIRSAYRLLSLSTYFTAGVKEVRAWTIKVGYTAPQAAGVIHGDFERGFIKAEVIKLRDYINLGSENACKEAGKLSMEGKEYIVEDGDVMNFKFNV